A window of Anas acuta chromosome 8, bAnaAcu1.1, whole genome shotgun sequence contains these coding sequences:
- the ABCD3 gene encoding ATP-binding cassette sub-family D member 3 codes for MAAYSKYLTVRHSAIAGATTAAACALLCLLNKRRAAAQHGKRSGKQSLQNNEKEGKKERAMVDRVFIARICRILKIMVPRPLCKETGYLLLIAVMLVVRTYCDIWMIQNGTVIESAIIGRSRKDFKKYLFNFIAAMPAISLVNNFLKYGLNELKLCFRVRLTRYLYEEYLKAYTYYKMGNLDNRIANPDQLLTQDVEKFCNSVVDLYSNLSKPFLDIVLYIFKLTSAIGAQGPASMMAYLIVSGFFLTRLRRPIGKMTIIEQKYEGEYRYVNSRLITNSEEIAFYNGNLREKQTIHRTFRKLVEHLHNFILFRFSMGFIDTIIAKYLATVVGYLVVSRPFLNLADPRHQNSTHAELLEDYYQSGRMLLRMSQALGRIVLAGREMTRLAGFTARITELMQVLKDLNSGKYQRTMVSQEKDADKKPTLPLIPGSGEIINTDNLIKFDHVPLVTPNGDVLIQDLNFEVRSGANVLICGPNGCGKSSLFRVLGELWPLFGGRLTKPVRGKLFYVPQRPYMTLGTLRDQVIYPDTLEDQRKKGISDQVLKEYLDNVQLGQILEREGGWDSVQDWMDVLSGGEKQRMAMARLFYHKPQFAILDECTSAVSVDVEGYIYSHCRKVGITLFTVSHRKSLWKHHDFYLHMDGRGNYEFKKITEDTVEFGS; via the exons taaaagaagtggaaaacaaTCACTGCAGAACAATGAG aaagagggaaagaaggagcGAGCAATGGTGGACAGAGTGTTTATTGCAAGAATATGTCgaattctgaaaataatggtCCCTAGACCACTTTGTAAAGAG ACAGGTTATTTGCTGCTTATTGCTGTGATGCTGGTAGTCCGCACGTATTGTGATATTTGGATGATTCAAAATGGAACAGTCATTGAAAG TGCTATCATTGGTCGCAGCAGAAAAGATTTCAAGAAATACTTGTTCAACTTCATTGCCGCAATGCCTGCT ATTTCCTTAGTGAATAACTTCTTGAAATATGGTCTAAATGAATTGAAACTCTGCTTCCGAGTAAGACTCACCAGATACCTCTATGAGGAATATCTAAA agctTATACATACTACAAAATGGGAAATCTGGACAACAGAATAGCTAATCCAGATCAACTCCTTACACAGGATGTGGAAAAATTCTGTAACAGTGTCGTGGACCTGTACTCAAACCTTAGTAAG CCCTTCTTGGATATAGTTTTGTATATCTTCAAGCTCACGAGTGCAATAGGAGCTCAG GGTCCAGCTAGCATGATGGCATACTTGATTGTTTCAGGGTTTTTCCTTACACGTTTAAGGAGACCAATTGGCAAGATGACTATCATTGAACAAAAATATGAAGGGGAGTACAGATACGTCAACTCACGGCTTATTACAAACAG TGAAGAAATTGCTTTCTATAATGGAAACTTGAGAGAAAAACAGACCATTCACAGAACTTTCCGTAAACTG GTGGAACATTTACATAACTTCATCCTGTTCCGGTTCTCTATGGGCTTCATTGATACTATCATTGCCAAAT ACCTTGCCACTGTGGTTGGTTACCTGGTTGTTAGTCGTCCATTTTTGAACCTGGCTGATCCTCGTCATCAGAACAGTACCCATGCAGAACTTCTGGAG gATTACTACCAAAGTGGAAGAATGTTACTGAGAATGTCTCAAGCTTTGGGCAGAATAGTCCTAGCAGGTCGTGAAATGACGAGATTGGCTGG tttcACAGCTCGAATTACGGAATTAATGCAGGTTCTGAAGGACTTGAACAGTGGCAAATACCAGCGTACTATGGTATCGCAAGAAAAAG aTGCAGATAAAAAGCCAACTTTGCCTTTGATACCTGGATCTGGAGAAATTATCAACACTGATAACCTTATCAA GTTTGATCACGTTCCATTGGTTACACCTAATGGAGATGTTTTGATTCAAGACCTGAATTTTGAG GTTCGATCTGGTGCAAATGTTCTGATTTGTGGGCCGAATGGTTGTGGGAAGAGCTCACTGTTTCGTGTTCTTGGTGAG ttgtggCCTTTGTTTGGTGGACGTTTAACAAAACCTGTAAGGGGAAAGTTGTTCTATGTTCCCCAG AGACCATATATGACTCTTGGAACTCTCAGAGATCAAGTTATATATCCAGATACTTTAGAAGATCAACGTAAGAAAGGGATTTCTGACCAG GTTCTGAAGGAGTACTTGGATAACGTCCAGCTTGGTCAGATCTTGGAACGTGAAGGAGGCTGGGATAGTGTTCAGGACTGGATGGATGTACTCAGcgggggagaaaaacagagaatggCT ATGGCAAGGTTATTTTATCATAAGCCCCAGTTTGCAATTCTGGATGAATGCACAAGTGCTGTTAGTGTTGACGTAGAAGGCTACATTTACAGCCATTGCCGAAAG GTTGGCATCACTCTCTTCACTGTCTCCCACAGAAAGTCACTCTGGAAACACCATGAT ttttacttgCACATGGATGGCAGAGGGAATTACGAGTTCAAGAAGATAACTGAAGACACAGTTGAATTTGGATCTTAA